A section of the Mesobacillus jeotgali genome encodes:
- a CDS encoding TerC family protein produces MESIWLEYAWALLILIGLEGLLSADNALVLAIIAKHLPDDQKKKAISYGILMAFVFRFGALFAISFIANVWQVQAIGAAYLLYLGLKHVIQAKFGAKNEDIHKEDEKEAKGLGFWPTVGKIGLADLAFAIDSILAAVALALGLPDSPLGNFGGMDAGKFIIVLLGGIAGLILIKYAATWFVKLLDERPALETTAYAIVAWVGVKLAVITLAHEKIAILDHDFPHSTLWTTIFYGVLVAIALIGWFAPGQKSKGEGQA; encoded by the coding sequence ATGGAATCAATTTGGCTTGAATATGCCTGGGCATTATTGATATTGATCGGTCTTGAAGGTTTGTTATCGGCTGACAATGCTCTTGTCCTGGCAATCATCGCGAAACATTTACCTGATGATCAAAAGAAAAAAGCAATAAGCTATGGAATACTCATGGCGTTTGTCTTTCGGTTTGGTGCACTTTTTGCGATATCTTTTATTGCAAACGTCTGGCAGGTACAAGCTATCGGAGCAGCGTATCTTCTTTATCTTGGATTAAAGCATGTCATCCAGGCTAAGTTTGGTGCAAAAAATGAAGATATACATAAAGAGGATGAGAAAGAAGCAAAGGGGTTGGGCTTCTGGCCCACTGTCGGGAAAATCGGCTTAGCTGACCTGGCGTTTGCAATTGACTCGATTCTTGCTGCTGTCGCTCTTGCTCTTGGACTTCCAGACTCTCCGTTAGGTAACTTTGGCGGAATGGATGCAGGAAAGTTCATCATCGTTCTTCTTGGAGGTATTGCAGGTTTGATCTTGATCAAATATGCAGCTACCTGGTTTGTTAAACTGCTGGATGAGCGTCCTGCACTTGAAACAACTGCATATGCAATTGTTGCCTGGGTCGGTGTAAAATTGGCAGTCATTACCCTTGCACACGAAAAAATTGCCATCTTGGATCATGATTTCCCACACAGTACATTATGGACAACGATTTTCTACGGTGTATTGGTAGCCATCGCTTTAATCGGTTGGTTTGCTCCAGGGCAGAAATCCAAGGGTGAAGGACAAGCTTAA
- the nhaC gene encoding Na+/H+ antiporter NhaC has translation MGKTLEKKVPFGLAIIPLLVMVASMAVTIVKFEGDPHIPLIIGTIAAGLVAWFAGFKWSFIEEGIYKGIKMALPAILIIITVGMIIGSWIGGGIVATMVFYGLKILSPSMFLVSICVITSLVTLAIGSSWSTMGTIGVAGMGIGMSMGIPAPMVAGAIISGSYFGDKMSPLSDTTNLAAGITGTDLFEHIRHMVYTTIPALFIALGVYWFLGRDFSNADVDNMEILEIMNLIQSNFVVSPWLLLVPAAVILLVAFKVPALPALMVGVLLGWIAQFTVQDGSVADAVNTLQNGFALETGNSSVDELFSRGGIQDMMYTVSLALIAMGFAGIMEQTGMLESIVAKILKLARSARSLVASTVATSFFTNVAAAEQYVSILLPGRMYNKAYEDKGLHSKNLSRALEDGGTVTSPLVPWNTCAVFIISTLSVHPFEYAPYAVLNFMVPILAIIFAMLGFKLEFVKEKESTEAARKVS, from the coding sequence ATGGGGAAAACCCTAGAAAAGAAAGTGCCATTTGGGCTTGCTATTATTCCTTTGTTAGTAATGGTTGCTTCCATGGCAGTAACAATTGTGAAGTTTGAAGGAGATCCGCACATACCGTTAATCATCGGGACAATCGCCGCAGGTCTGGTTGCATGGTTTGCGGGCTTTAAATGGAGTTTTATTGAAGAGGGCATATACAAAGGCATTAAAATGGCTTTGCCGGCAATTCTAATAATTATTACGGTGGGGATGATCATAGGTTCATGGATTGGCGGGGGGATTGTTGCCACAATGGTGTTTTATGGGTTGAAAATATTGAGTCCCTCAATGTTTCTTGTATCCATTTGTGTTATTACATCACTGGTGACCCTGGCAATCGGAAGCTCTTGGTCAACAATGGGCACAATTGGCGTTGCAGGAATGGGAATCGGTATGAGCATGGGCATTCCTGCGCCAATGGTTGCAGGTGCTATCATTTCCGGCTCCTATTTCGGCGATAAAATGTCACCTTTATCCGATACTACAAATTTAGCGGCTGGAATCACGGGGACAGATTTATTTGAACATATACGCCACATGGTCTATACTACAATACCTGCATTATTTATTGCCCTTGGTGTCTACTGGTTCCTGGGAAGAGACTTTAGTAATGCAGATGTCGATAATATGGAAATCCTCGAAATCATGAATCTTATTCAATCCAATTTCGTTGTATCTCCATGGTTGTTGCTTGTTCCGGCAGCCGTGATCCTATTGGTTGCGTTTAAAGTACCCGCACTCCCTGCCTTAATGGTGGGTGTCCTGCTGGGATGGATCGCACAATTCACCGTACAGGATGGTTCGGTTGCTGATGCGGTTAATACACTTCAGAACGGTTTTGCATTGGAAACAGGAAATTCATCCGTGGATGAGCTTTTTAGCAGGGGAGGAATCCAGGATATGATGTACACTGTATCCCTGGCGCTGATAGCGATGGGCTTTGCTGGCATTATGGAGCAAACCGGAATGCTGGAGTCCATTGTTGCAAAAATTCTAAAGCTCGCCCGTTCTGCCAGGAGTTTAGTGGCATCTACAGTGGCTACCTCATTTTTTACGAATGTTGCCGCTGCAGAACAATACGTATCGATTCTTTTACCCGGACGAATGTACAACAAAGCATACGAAGACAAGGGTCTGCACTCGAAAAATCTATCACGTGCACTCGAGGACGGCGGTACAGTAACCTCTCCGCTGGTGCCATGGAATACTTGTGCAGTGTTCATAATATCAACTCTATCCGTTCATCCCTTTGAATATGCTCCATATGCCGTGCTAAATTTCATGGTTCCGATTTTAGCCATTATCTTTGCAATGCTCGGTTTCAAACTTGAGTTTGTAAAAGAAAAAGAATCAACGGAAGCAGCAAGAAAAGTATCATAA
- a CDS encoding nucleotidyltransferase domain-containing protein, which translates to MKVNEALDIITNSLVQDKLVQAIYVKGSVGRGEQDEYSDLDLYCLVDDQDLSAFLQRRISHLESYGKMIFHDDIFIIAPQIIAVYENMLHVDLFTVTEETFVEKDFFKVIYDPHNRLEKFKASQSLRLSAAEFQDAVDDIAWFLFQYKKSSDRGNDLWSVTMLNHMMAHLAKVLLHKYQPERAQLGIKTVETSLPEDVVKAISHIQENITPKQHQNAIVFIRRLLDSELEWILDEVLNPEKIKTLLHLILED; encoded by the coding sequence ATGAAGGTGAATGAAGCCTTAGATATTATTACAAATAGCCTTGTTCAGGATAAGCTAGTTCAAGCCATTTACGTAAAAGGTTCTGTTGGACGCGGAGAGCAGGATGAATATTCTGATTTGGATCTGTATTGCCTTGTTGATGATCAGGACCTCTCAGCCTTCCTCCAGAGGCGGATTAGCCATTTGGAATCTTACGGCAAAATGATATTTCATGATGATATTTTCATCATCGCTCCGCAAATCATCGCAGTCTATGAGAATATGCTGCATGTTGATTTGTTTACCGTTACCGAGGAAACTTTTGTTGAAAAGGACTTTTTTAAAGTAATCTATGATCCCCATAATCGACTGGAGAAATTTAAAGCTTCCCAATCACTTCGTTTATCCGCTGCAGAATTTCAGGACGCAGTAGATGATATAGCCTGGTTCCTTTTCCAGTATAAGAAATCCTCCGATCGGGGCAATGATTTATGGTCAGTGACTATGCTCAATCATATGATGGCACACCTGGCAAAAGTTTTACTTCATAAATATCAGCCGGAACGGGCACAGTTGGGGATTAAAACAGTGGAAACATCACTGCCTGAAGATGTTGTTAAGGCGATTAGTCATATTCAGGAAAATATAACACCCAAGCAACATCAGAATGCTATTGTTTTTATTCGAAGACTATTAGACAGCGAATTAGAGTGGATTTTAGATGAGGTATTAAATCCAGAAAAAATAAAAACACTATTGCATCTTATATTGGAGGATTAG
- a CDS encoding ferritin-like domain-containing protein — protein sequence MHLKSLLSLLLCIVLLGSFSGAAHSQTQVPADFGAKGALQDTSITLDEALTYAIQDEFLAQARYDAVIGKFGSIRPFINIKASEQQHINALLALFQKYNKQIPENNAKQYVAAPGTLKEAFNQGVQGEMDNIAMYDKLKSLQSLPEDVRTVFTQLGNASRNHLRAFEIGAGRN from the coding sequence ATGCATTTAAAATCGTTACTATCGTTACTATTATGCATAGTCTTATTAGGTAGTTTTTCAGGTGCTGCACACTCACAGACACAGGTACCTGCCGATTTCGGGGCCAAGGGAGCACTCCAGGACACTTCGATCACGCTGGATGAAGCCCTGACATATGCCATTCAGGATGAATTTCTTGCACAAGCTCGTTATGATGCAGTAATCGGTAAATTCGGCAGCATCAGGCCATTCATCAATATCAAAGCATCTGAGCAGCAGCATATTAATGCCCTGTTGGCCTTGTTCCAAAAGTATAATAAACAAATACCGGAAAATAATGCGAAACAATATGTTGCGGCCCCTGGAACCTTAAAGGAAGCTTTCAATCAGGGTGTCCAAGGGGAAATGGATAATATTGCGATGTATGACAAGCTTAAAAGTTTACAGTCCCTTCCGGAAGATGTAAGAACCGTTTTTACCCAGTTAGGAAACGCTTCAAGGAACCATCTTAGGGCTTTCGAGATAGGTGCGGGAAGAAATTGA
- the tatA gene encoding twin-arginine translocase TatA/TatE family subunit — protein MLSNIGFPGLILILVIALIIFGPNKLPEIGRAVGKSMREFKNATSGITDEIKKDIRENDKDEKK, from the coding sequence ATGCTTTCAAATATAGGATTTCCAGGTTTAATCCTTATCCTCGTGATTGCCCTTATTATCTTTGGGCCAAATAAACTGCCCGAAATCGGAAGAGCAGTCGGCAAGTCGATGAGAGAGTTCAAGAATGCAACGAGTGGTATTACAGATGAAATCAAGAAGGACATCAGAGAAAACGATAAAGACGAAAAGAAATAA